One genomic segment of Primulina tabacum isolate GXHZ01 chromosome 9, ASM2559414v2, whole genome shotgun sequence includes these proteins:
- the LOC142555822 gene encoding alkane hydroxylase MAH1-like, with protein sequence MALYAYLEILLIPISVIFLYFLMIRVQKKSSVPTNWPVLGMLPYLLQNSHRIHEYVTELLTGSNGTFEFKGPWFCNMDILLTSDPANIHHVFSKNFSNYPKGPEFREIFEILGDGIFNADFELWEFHRKTTLSLMTQPTFYSLLERNIWEKIEKGLLPVLDGFLEKGVDLDLQDVFQRFTFDSICKLVLDYDPESLSVDLPYIPCEKAFNGTVEALLHRHILPVMFWKLQKWLQIGKEKTLMKAWKSFDEFIYPLVSINDGVGKDCDGFNLLKSFKRKYEEIKNCSSSGDSRKFLRDTSLNLMFAGRDTTSTCLAWLFWLLAANPSAEMKIRQEIEDELHERENKKWRNFSVKESKKLNYLHGALCESLRLFPPVALEHKAPIKPDILPTGNHIPENKMVVLSFYSMGRMEMIWGKDCLDFKPERWITERGGIKHEPSYKFPAFNAGPRTCLGKEMAFIQMKMVAATVIYHYNIEVVKDHKVSASDSIVIQMKHGLRVKLSKRNVN encoded by the coding sequence ATGGCCCTCTATGCATATCTTGAGATTCTATTGATTCCCATAAgtgtaatttttctatatttcttGATGATTAGAGTTCAGAAGAAAAGCTCGGTGCCGACTAATTGGCCGGTTCTGGGAATGCTTCCGTATCTTCTTCAAAATTCTCATCGAATTCACGAGTATGTGACAGAACTCTTAACAGGATCGAATGGGACATTTGAGTTCAAAGGGCCTTGGTTTTGCAACATGGATATATTGTTGACGAGTGATCCAGCAAATATTCATCATGTCTTTAGTAAAAATTTCTCGAACTACCCAAAGGGTCCTGAATTCAGGgagatttttgaaatattgggaGACGGGATTTTCAATGCTGATTTCGAGCTGTGGGAATTTCACAGGAAAACGACTCTTTCACTGATGACTCAGCCCACGTTCTACAGTTTATTGGAGAGGAATATTTGGGAGAAAATTGAAAAAGGATTGCTTCCGGTTCTCGACGGGTTCCTGGAAAAAGGGGTTGATTTAGATTTGCAGGATGTTTTCCAGAGATTCACTTTTGACAGCATATGTAAATTAGTTCTGGATTATGATCCAGAGAGTTTGTCCGTTGATTTGCCTTATATTCCTTGTGAAAAGGCCTTCAATGGCACCGTGGAAGCCTTGTTGCATAGACATATATTGCCTGTGATGTTCTGGAAGCTCCAAAAATGGCTGCAAATTGGTAAAGAGAAGACCTTGATGAAAGCCTGGAAATCGTTCGACGAATTTATATATCCCCTTGTTTCGATTAATGATGGAGTAGGAAAAGATTGTGATGGTTTCAACTTGTTGAAATCTTTCAAAAGGAAATATGAGGAGATAAAGAACTGTTCTTCAAGCGGTGATTCGAGAAAATTCTTGAGGGACACCTCGTTAAATTTGATGTTTGCTGGAAGAGATACAACAAGTACTTGTCTCGCATGGCTTTTCTGGTTACTTGCTGCAAACCCTTCAGCGGAAATGAAGATTCGACAAGAAATCGAGGACGAATTGCACGAAAGGGAGAACAAGAAATGGAGGAACTTCAGCGTCAAAGAGTCCAAGAAGCTAAACTACCTCCATGGAGCTCTATGTGAGTCTCTCAGGCTATTCCCTCCGGTGgcattggaacataaagctccAATTAAACCCGATATTCTTCCGACAGGAAACCACATTCCTGAGAACAAAATGGTTGTGCTTTCTTTCTATTCAATGGGAAGAATGGAGATGATATGGGGGAAAGATTGCCTGGATTTCAAGCCGGAGAGATGGATTACAGAACGTGGAGGTATCAAACACGAGCCATCCTACAAGTTCCCGGCCTTCAACGCCGGGCCAAGAACTTGTCTAGGTAAAGAAATGGCCTTTATTCAGATGAAAATGGTGGCTGCAACTGTTATATACCATTACAACATTGAAGTGGTGAAAGACCACAAGGTTTCTGCAAGCGATTCTATCGTAATTCAAATGAAACATGGATTAAGAGTGAAGTTGTCCAAAAGGAATGTGAACTAA
- the LOC142556693 gene encoding uncharacterized protein LOC142556693: MADSSNTGSPNLPIMYQKPPHPLHQIAENPTHKLLLKQWLKEQELILNRISLKQTQIDSTRKEITQLYCLFFLSHSTALILLFSATSRGDQTHLCRRSWVPSVCSLLCTLGFIWAIRYKNDFESHLEKMLEREKEDSKLLEKCVDELKRKGLEFDLLKEVDALRRAKSLRVGTEPVRRWSGRDFVVLFFFAAGCLALALTRAVLCG; this comes from the coding sequence ATGGCCGATTCAAGCAATACAGGAAGCCCCAATCTACCGATAATGTACCAGAAACCCCCACACCCACTCCACCAAATCGCCGAGAACCCGACCCACAAGCTTCTCCTCAAGCAATGGCTCAAAGAACAGGAGCTTATCCTCAATCGTATCTCCCTAAAACAGACCCAAATCGACTCAACCCGAAAGGAAATAACCCAGCTCTACTGCCTCTTCTTCCTCTCCCACTCCACCGCCTTGATCCTCCTCTTCAGCGCCACCTCCCGTGGGGACCAGACCCACCTCTGCCGTAGATCATGGGTCCCATCAGTCTGCTCTCTTTTATGCACCCTCGGATTCATATGGGCCATCCGGTACAAGAACGACTTCGAATCCCATTTGGAAAAGATGCTGGAGAGGGAGAAAGAGGATTCGAAGCTGCTGGAGAAGTGTGTGGACGAATTGAAGAGAAAAGGATTGGAGTTTGATCTGCTCAAGGAGGTCGATGCTCTGAGAAGGGCCAAGAGTTTGCGGGTCGGAACTGAACCCGTTCGGAGATGGTCGGGACGGGATTTTGTGGTGCTATTTTTCTTTGCTGCGGGCTGTTTGGCTCTGGCTCTCACCAGGGCTGTTTTGTGTGGTTGA
- the LOC142556694 gene encoding transcription factor MYB58-like has product MGRGRAPCCDKSKVKKGPWSPAEDLRLINFVQKNGHSNWRALPKQAGLLRCGKSCRLRWINYLSPDVKRGNFTSEEEQTIINLHNSIGNKWSKIASHLPGRTDNEIKNVWNTHLKKRLTRKSANNMEHLSSQSRTSSSGTQQMQIEKSIDDQMVHQSNMEKRSHKLDSIEETETIDSPASSYASNYPNSTKESTALTTNEATGHLIKSDVSIIIDPSSTSNDGKSEMPLESDVDFWDFLDSLDPLQFSTKSEASGEKSDGDEIECKRWLEYLENELGLSGVDNETKEQEIVTTVPRDEGVNLEPEICVALDSFPIWPPSPLNLGI; this is encoded by the exons ATGGGTAGAGGGCGAGCCCCTTGCTGCGATAAGAGCAAGGTCAAGAAAGGACCATGGAGCCCTGCAGAAGATTTGAGGCTCATCAATTTTGTTCAGAAGAATGGGCATAGCAATTGGCGAGCACTCCCTAAACAAGCCG GATTGTTGAGATGTGGGAAGAGTTGTCGATTGAGGTGGATTAATTACCTAAGTCCAGACGTCAAACGTGGAAACTTTACGTCTGAAGAAGAGCAAACTATAATCAATCTCCATAATTCTATTGGAAACAA ATGGTCAAAAATTGCTTCTCATTTGCCCGGAAGAACAGACAATGAGATCAAAAATGTGTGGAACACGcatttgaagaaaagattgactaGGAAAAGTGCTAATAACATGGAGCATTTGTCGTCTCAATCTCGTACATCTAGTTCAGGCACGCAACAAATGCAAATCGAAAAGTCGATTGATGATCAAATGGTCCATCAATCAAACATGGAGAAACGTAGTCACAAACTCGACTCCATCGAGGAAACGGAGACAATTGATTCCCCGGCATCGTCGTATGCATCAAACTACCCCAACTCTACTAAGGAAAGCACTGCCTTGACAACAAATGAAGCAACGGGGCATCTGATCAAATCCGATGTTAGTATCATTATCGACCCTTCGAGTACCTCAAATGATGGAAAATCCGAAATGCCCCTCGAATCCGACGTCGATTTTTGGGACTTTCTGGATAGCTTGGATCCCTTACAATTCAGTACTAAAAGTGAAGCTAGTGGAGAAAAAAGTGACGGTGATGAAATTGAGTGCAAAAGGTGGTTAGAGTACTTAGAAAATGAACTTGGACTAAGTGGAGTTGATAATGAGACAAAGGAACAAGAAATAGTTACAACAGTTCCACGGGACGAGGGGGTGAATTTGGAGCCAGAAATTTGTGTTGCATTGGATTCTTTTCCAATCTGGCCCCCTTCTCCTCTAAATCTTGGGATATAA
- the LOC142555823 gene encoding proteasome subunit alpha type-2-A, which translates to MGDSQYSFSLTTFSPSGKLVQIEHALTAVGSGQTSLGIKAANGVVIATEKKLPSILVDETSVQKIQILTPNIGVVYSGMGPDSRVLVRKSRKQAEQYYRLYKEQIPVTQLVRETATVMQEFTQSGGVRPFGVSLLVAGYDDKGPQLYQVDPSGSYFSWKASAMGKNVSNAKTFLEKRYTNDMELDDAVHTAILTLKEGFEGQISGKNIEIGVIGNDQIFKILTPSEIEDYLQEVE; encoded by the exons ATGGGCGACAGCCAGTATTCCTTCTCTCTCACTACTTTCAG CCCTTCAGGAAAACTCGTTCAGATCGAACATGCCTTGACTGCTGTTGGATCTGGTCAAACATCCTTAGGAATTAAag CTGCTAATGGCGTTGTTATTGCAACAGAGAAGAAATTACCTTCAATTTTGGTCGATGAGACATCT GTGCAGAAGATTCAGATTTTGACTCCAAACATTGGAGTCGTTTACAG TGGAATGGGCCCTGATTCTCGAGTTTTGGTTAGAAAAAGTAGGAAACAAGCAGAGCAATATTATCGCCTATACAAA GAACAAATCCCAGTGACTCAACTAGTGAGGGAAACTGCCACCGTTATGCAGGAATTCACTCAATCGGG TGGTGTGAGGCCATTTGGTGTTTCACTCTTGGTTGCTGGATATGACGACAAAGGTCCACAGCTTTATCAG GTCGATCCATCAGGTTCATATTTTTCCTGGAAGGCTTCAGCCATGGGAAAGAATGTATCAAATGCAAAGACATTTCTGGAAAAGAG ATATACTAATGATATGGAACTTGATGATGCCGTGCACACTGCAATCTTGACACTAAAAGAGGG ATTCGAGGGACAGATATCTGGCAAGAACATTGAGATTGGTGTGATTGGCAACGACCAAATCTTCAA GATTCTGACCCCATCCGAGATAGAGGATTATTTGCAGGAAGTGGAgtag